From Flavobacterium sp. 102, a single genomic window includes:
- a CDS encoding cation-translocating P-type ATPase — protein sequence MTENKINISGLSNDEVIASRKKNGSNSLAHQHKNHFLISLLEMLKEPMFILLAAAAGIYYISGDYGDGIFMTIAILFVAAISLFQEARSRNAIDALKKLSQPKSKVIRNNEILEIPSEEIVLGDFIQVEEGTFIPADAVIVQSNDFSVNESILTGESLSVFKSETLETNQVFQGTTVATGLAICKVTAIGNQTSLGKIGKSLEEIVEEKTPLQIQITNFVKKMSIIGLVTFGIVWGINFYQSQSVLDSLLKALTIAMSVIPEEIPVAFTTFMALGAWRLMKMGIITKQTKTVETLGSATVICTDKTGTITENKMSLAQLYLFNSNNIINTNEKLNPEAQEVLSYAMWSSEPIPFDAMEIAVHEAYAKLESLDERPNFKLVHEYPLGGKPPMMTHVFEDNNGKRIIAAKGAPEALIEVSNLNDTEKKQVIAAMEIMAKEGYRILGVGVADFSGKDYPKTQQEFKFLFKGLVAFYDPPKANIQEVFETFYKAGIQVKIVTGDNAATTSTIARQVGFKDADKVLNGDELMEMDETTLKTKVMETAIFTRMFPEAKLKIIQALKDNNQIVAMTGDGVNDGPALKSAHIGIAMGKKGTEIAKQAANLILIDDDFSKMTDAIAMGRKIYLNLKKAIQYIISIHIPIILIVFIPLALGWVYPNIFTPVHIIFLEIIMGPTCSIIYENEPMERNLMLQKPRPLTSTFFNLKEITISILQGLVITIGLLLVYQYCIYNGLSESATRTSIFIALIASNVFLTLANRSFYYSIFTTIRYKNNLVLLIIGITILMTSLLLFVPIFSKFFLFEKIDLAQIGVCVLVGFISVMWIEIYKLFKRRKS from the coding sequence ATGACAGAAAATAAAATAAACATCAGTGGACTTTCAAATGATGAAGTAATTGCTTCCAGAAAAAAGAACGGTTCAAATTCTTTAGCGCACCAACACAAAAATCACTTTTTAATTTCATTATTAGAAATGCTTAAGGAACCTATGTTTATCCTTTTAGCTGCGGCTGCTGGTATATACTATATTTCGGGTGATTATGGCGATGGTATTTTTATGACGATTGCCATTTTATTTGTAGCCGCTATTTCATTATTTCAAGAAGCCCGAAGCAGGAATGCCATTGACGCTTTAAAGAAGTTGTCTCAGCCCAAAAGTAAAGTTATTCGAAACAATGAAATACTTGAAATTCCGAGTGAAGAAATTGTATTGGGTGATTTCATTCAAGTTGAAGAAGGGACTTTTATTCCGGCCGATGCGGTGATTGTTCAGTCGAATGATTTTTCGGTGAATGAATCCATCCTAACCGGTGAATCTTTATCGGTCTTTAAAAGTGAAACTTTAGAAACTAACCAAGTATTTCAAGGTACAACAGTAGCAACAGGATTGGCCATTTGTAAAGTTACGGCAATCGGAAATCAAACCAGTTTAGGAAAAATTGGGAAGAGTTTGGAGGAGATTGTTGAAGAAAAAACACCTTTGCAAATTCAAATCACCAATTTTGTCAAGAAAATGTCCATCATTGGATTGGTAACTTTTGGAATAGTTTGGGGCATCAATTTTTACCAATCTCAAAGTGTTTTAGATAGTTTGCTGAAAGCATTAACCATTGCCATGAGCGTAATTCCGGAAGAAATACCGGTGGCTTTTACCACTTTTATGGCACTTGGTGCTTGGCGTTTGATGAAGATGGGCATTATTACCAAACAAACCAAAACCGTTGAAACATTAGGTAGCGCAACTGTAATTTGTACCGATAAAACCGGAACGATTACGGAGAACAAAATGAGTTTAGCGCAATTGTATCTTTTCAATTCAAACAATATAATCAATACTAATGAGAAATTAAATCCGGAAGCACAAGAAGTTTTGAGTTATGCTATGTGGTCAAGCGAACCGATTCCGTTTGACGCTATGGAAATTGCGGTTCATGAAGCTTACGCCAAATTAGAATCGCTTGATGAACGACCTAATTTTAAGTTGGTTCACGAATATCCGTTAGGTGGAAAACCTCCGATGATGACTCATGTCTTTGAAGATAATAACGGTAAAAGAATAATCGCCGCCAAAGGTGCGCCCGAAGCCCTAATTGAAGTCAGTAATTTAAACGATACTGAAAAGAAGCAAGTCATAGCGGCGATGGAAATCATGGCTAAAGAAGGTTATCGCATTTTAGGTGTTGGTGTGGCCGATTTTTCAGGGAAAGATTATCCTAAAACCCAACAAGAATTTAAGTTTCTTTTTAAAGGACTAGTCGCTTTTTATGACCCGCCAAAAGCCAATATTCAAGAAGTTTTTGAAACGTTTTATAAAGCCGGAATTCAAGTAAAAATAGTTACAGGAGACAATGCTGCTACAACTTCAACTATTGCGAGACAAGTTGGTTTTAAAGACGCTGACAAAGTTTTAAACGGTGATGAATTAATGGAAATGGATGAAACCACTTTAAAAACAAAAGTAATGGAAACCGCCATTTTTACCCGAATGTTTCCGGAAGCCAAACTTAAAATTATCCAAGCGCTAAAAGACAACAACCAAATTGTAGCGATGACCGGTGATGGTGTTAACGATGGTCCTGCATTGAAATCGGCACACATCGGAATTGCCATGGGCAAAAAAGGAACAGAAATTGCCAAACAAGCAGCCAATTTAATTTTGATAGATGATGATTTCAGCAAAATGACCGATGCGATTGCTATGGGGAGAAAGATTTATCTCAATCTCAAGAAAGCGATTCAGTACATCATTTCAATTCATATACCGATTATCCTTATCGTTTTTATTCCATTGGCATTAGGATGGGTTTATCCCAATATTTTTACACCGGTTCATATTATATTTTTGGAAATAATTATGGGGCCAACTTGCTCTATCATCTATGAAAATGAACCTATGGAGCGAAATTTAATGCTGCAAAAACCAAGACCTTTAACGTCAACTTTTTTTAATTTAAAAGAAATTACGATTAGTATCCTTCAAGGATTGGTAATTACTATAGGATTGCTTTTGGTATATCAATATTGTATTTATAATGGACTATCAGAAAGCGCGACGAGAACCAGTATTTTTATTGCTTTAATTGCTTCTAATGTATTTTTAACCTTGGCCAATCGTTCTTTTTATTATTCCATTTTTACGACTATTCGTTATAAAAACAATTTGGTATTGCTCATTATTGGGATTACCATATTGATGACATCATTATTATTGTTTGTTCCGATTTTTTCTAAATTCTTTTTGTTTGAAAAAATAGATTTGGCACAAATAGGCGTTTGTGTCTTAGTGGGATTTATTTCGGTGATGTGGATTGAAATCTATAAATTATTCAAAAGAAGAAAGTCTTAA
- a CDS encoding cation:proton antiporter yields the protein MPMFLSSTTTSVHLPDLISDLGLILITAAIAVLLFRILKQPLVLGYLVAGFLAGSEFDFFPTVKDMHSVEVWAEIGVIFLLFSLGLEFSFKKLMKVGGTASITALTQIIFMITVGFFVGQLMGWNKMNSIFLGVILSISSTTIILKTFDELGVKSQKFAGNVIGSLIVQDIIAILMMVLLSTIAVSQQFSGMELGLAVLKLIFFLTIWFVVGIFFIPTLLKKAKHLLTDEMMLIISLALCLLMVIFAANVGFSPALGAFIMGSIIAETTQAEHIEHLVKPVKDLFGAVFFVSVGMLINPETLVEYAIPVAILTFVVIFGQSISSTIGALLSGQPLKQSIQTGMSLSQIGEFSFIIATLGTTLKVTSDFLYPIVVAVSAVTTFTTPFMVKFAVPFSGYLEKKLPRKWVKRIQLYSANTEEIKSLSNWQIVLRSYLTQVIIHSIIIVAVILLSSNFILPMVQGSKFGHAIAALITLVILSPFLWALSLRRVAVKEVYILMQERKHHGPIIMLVLFRIVLTLFYIGFVLNTFFSTGVAFVAFLIAIGAYILFPKQLHAVYNRIESHFISNFNDRETRKENKRQNTLSPWDGHMADFNIAKESNLAGKTLEELKIREQFGINIASIRRGDVLINIPIRSERLFPGDEISIIGTDDQVKEFKIYLDKNEIDVPEKVEQTDIILQKLELKNRVCIGKTIRESQIREKTHGIIVGVERNGKRILNPESHLVLEDSDILWIAGEKKRIAEFMKA from the coding sequence ATGCCCATGTTTTTATCATCAACCACTACTTCTGTTCATTTGCCTGATTTAATCAGTGATTTGGGATTAATTCTAATTACTGCTGCTATTGCGGTTTTACTTTTCAGAATTTTAAAACAACCCTTAGTTTTAGGATATTTAGTTGCAGGATTTTTGGCTGGAAGTGAGTTTGATTTCTTTCCAACTGTAAAAGACATGCATAGCGTAGAAGTTTGGGCTGAAATTGGGGTTATATTTCTTTTATTTAGCTTAGGTTTAGAATTCAGCTTTAAAAAGCTAATGAAAGTAGGAGGTACGGCTTCAATAACTGCTTTAACTCAAATAATTTTCATGATTACGGTTGGCTTTTTTGTTGGTCAATTAATGGGTTGGAATAAAATGAATAGCATCTTTTTAGGCGTAATTCTATCCATTTCATCAACTACCATTATCTTAAAAACCTTTGATGAACTTGGCGTAAAGTCGCAAAAATTTGCCGGAAATGTAATCGGATCTCTAATTGTTCAGGATATTATTGCCATTCTAATGATGGTTTTACTTTCGACTATTGCGGTCAGCCAGCAATTTTCAGGCATGGAATTGGGTTTAGCCGTTCTAAAATTAATCTTCTTTTTAACGATTTGGTTTGTAGTTGGCATCTTTTTTATTCCAACACTTCTTAAAAAAGCCAAGCATTTACTAACAGATGAAATGATGCTTATTATTTCGTTAGCACTTTGTTTGTTAATGGTAATTTTTGCAGCCAATGTTGGGTTTTCGCCGGCATTAGGTGCTTTTATTATGGGTTCAATCATAGCAGAAACTACGCAAGCAGAACATATAGAACACTTAGTCAAACCGGTTAAAGACTTGTTTGGTGCTGTTTTCTTTGTATCCGTTGGTATGCTTATCAACCCAGAAACTTTAGTGGAATATGCAATTCCGGTAGCTATCTTGACTTTTGTGGTTATTTTTGGTCAATCAATAAGTTCAACGATTGGTGCTTTATTATCAGGACAGCCGCTCAAACAATCCATACAAACCGGAATGAGTTTGTCACAAATTGGGGAATTCTCGTTTATCATTGCAACCTTAGGAACGACCTTAAAAGTAACCAGTGATTTTTTATATCCGATTGTGGTAGCCGTTTCTGCTGTAACCACTTTTACAACGCCTTTTATGGTAAAATTTGCCGTTCCTTTTTCAGGTTATTTGGAGAAAAAATTACCGCGAAAATGGGTGAAAAGAATTCAGCTTTATAGTGCCAATACAGAAGAAATCAAGTCGCTAAGCAATTGGCAGATTGTGTTGCGAAGCTATTTGACACAAGTAATAATACATTCCATCATCATAGTTGCGGTCATCTTGCTTTCGTCAAATTTTATTTTGCCGATGGTTCAAGGTTCAAAATTTGGTCATGCTATAGCCGCCTTGATAACTTTAGTCATTCTTTCGCCATTTTTATGGGCCTTATCACTGCGAAGAGTTGCGGTCAAAGAAGTGTATATTTTGATGCAAGAAAGAAAACATCACGGTCCAATAATCATGTTGGTACTTTTTAGAATTGTACTTACGTTATTCTATATCGGTTTTGTGTTAAACACTTTTTTCTCTACCGGAGTGGCTTTCGTTGCCTTCTTAATAGCTATTGGAGCTTATATTTTATTTCCGAAACAACTTCATGCGGTTTACAATAGAATTGAAAGTCATTTTATTAGCAACTTTAATGACAGAGAAACCCGAAAAGAAAATAAAAGACAAAATACTTTATCGCCTTGGGATGGGCACATGGCTGATTTTAATATTGCCAAAGAATCAAATCTGGCCGGAAAAACGTTAGAGGAACTGAAAATTAGAGAACAATTCGGTATTAATATTGCGTCCATTCGCAGAGGCGATGTTTTAATCAATATTCCTATTAGATCAGAACGTTTATTTCCTGGAGATGAGATAAGTATAATTGGAACCGATGATCAGGTGAAAGAATTCAAAATTTATTTGGATAAAAACGAAATTGATGTTCCGGAAAAAGTCGAACAAACCGATATTATATTGCAAAAACTGGAACTTAAAAACCGAGTTTGCATAGGAAAAACCATTCGTGAATCTCAAATTCGTGAAAAAACGCACGGAATTATTGTTGGTGTTGAACGAAATGGTAAGCGTATTTTAAATCCGGAATCGCATTTAGTCTTAGAAGACAGCGATATTTTATGGATTGCCGGTGAAAAGAAAAGAATAGCTGAGTTTATGAAAGCGTAA
- the guaB gene encoding IMP dehydrogenase, translating into MKAHTSKIVGEGLTYDDVLLIPNYSEILPREVNIQSKISKNISLNVPIVSAAMDTVTESSMAIAMAQEGGIGVLHKNMTIEQQAAKVRKVKRAEAGMIIDPVTLPLNSTVGDAKMLMKEHGIGGIPIVDENGILKGIVTNRDLRFEKINSRSILEVMTSENLVTAAEGTTLQEAEGILQQNKIEKLPVVDANYKLVGLITFRDITKLAQKPVANKDKFGRLRVAAALGVTADALERATALVNAGVDAVIIDTAHGHTKGVVDVLKLVKAQFPNLDVIVGNIATAEAALYLVENGADGVKVGIGPGSICTTRVVAGVGFPQFSAVLEVAAALRGSGIPVIADGGIRYTGDIPKAIAAGADCVMLGSLLAGTKESPGETIIFEGRKFKSYRGMGSVEAMQEGSKDRYFQDVEDDIKKLVPEGIVGRVPYKGELNESMQQFVGGLRAGMGYCGAKDIPTLQETGRFVRITASGIGESHPHNVTITKEAPNYSR; encoded by the coding sequence ATGAAAGCACACACTTCTAAAATCGTTGGAGAAGGTTTAACCTATGACGATGTACTGCTAATTCCAAATTATTCCGAAATTTTACCGCGCGAAGTCAATATTCAGTCGAAAATATCTAAAAATATTTCGCTAAATGTTCCTATTGTTTCTGCTGCTATGGATACGGTAACCGAAAGTTCGATGGCCATTGCCATGGCGCAAGAAGGTGGAATTGGTGTTTTGCACAAAAATATGACAATTGAACAACAAGCCGCAAAGGTGAGAAAAGTAAAGCGTGCCGAAGCCGGAATGATTATCGATCCGGTGACTTTACCTTTAAATTCAACCGTAGGCGATGCTAAAATGTTAATGAAAGAACACGGAATCGGCGGAATTCCTATCGTTGATGAAAACGGAATTTTAAAAGGAATTGTAACGAATAGAGATTTGCGTTTTGAAAAAATAAATTCACGTTCTATTTTAGAAGTAATGACTTCTGAAAATTTAGTTACTGCTGCCGAAGGAACCACATTACAAGAAGCTGAGGGCATTTTACAACAAAACAAAATCGAAAAGCTACCCGTAGTTGATGCTAATTATAAATTGGTTGGATTAATTACTTTTAGAGACATCACTAAATTGGCACAAAAACCGGTGGCTAATAAAGATAAATTTGGACGTTTACGTGTGGCTGCTGCTCTTGGTGTTACCGCCGATGCATTAGAAAGAGCAACTGCTTTAGTAAATGCCGGAGTTGACGCCGTAATTATTGATACCGCACATGGTCATACCAAAGGCGTAGTTGATGTTTTGAAATTGGTCAAAGCTCAATTCCCCAATTTAGATGTCATTGTTGGCAATATTGCTACCGCTGAAGCCGCTTTGTATTTGGTAGAAAATGGTGCCGATGGTGTAAAAGTCGGCATTGGTCCGGGTTCAATTTGTACAACTCGTGTTGTGGCCGGTGTTGGATTTCCACAATTTTCTGCGGTTTTAGAAGTCGCTGCGGCTTTACGAGGAAGCGGAATTCCGGTAATTGCAGATGGCGGAATTCGATACACAGGCGATATTCCAAAAGCGATTGCCGCCGGTGCCGATTGTGTAATGTTAGGTTCGTTATTAGCCGGAACCAAAGAATCTCCGGGCGAAACTATCATTTTTGAAGGTAGAAAATTCAAATCTTATCGCGGAATGGGTTCAGTAGAAGCGATGCAAGAAGGTTCAAAAGACCGCTATTTCCAAGACGTAGAAGATGATATTAAGAAATTGGTTCCTGAAGGAATTGTTGGTCGCGTACCTTACAAAGGTGAACTAAACGAAAGCATGCAACAATTTGTTGGTGGTTTAAGAGCCGGAATGGGTTACTGCGGTGCCAAAGATATTCCAACATTACAAGAAACAGGTAGATTTGTTAGAATCACCGCAAGCGGAATCGGCGAAAGTCATCCGCATAATGTGACGATTACGAAAGAAGCTCCGAATTATTCGAGATAA
- a CDS encoding tetratricopeptide repeat-containing sensor histidine kinase, with amino-acid sequence MLQNKVYGSVISRDSVNYYLKESKKNSYSDFNKAKFYLVKAERVAKKLNDKNLIADVIYNFGSNYYIIGSYDIALQNYIKAAEIYDSENNKIGLAKCLMGKGLIQQGFGRDKEALKNFKKSITICRALNDKKFIVKNLLNIGISQTNLNEYDEAYKSFQESLKLSVKNKSSEDSQMSMNKLANIHYIKNNLDSTIYYYQKVLIDNVKPNLWEEAYALSGLSEAYLKKGDYQKAINYGLRGYNSAKIVRAKWDIARSAEIISKIYSQQNNFESAYHFLRINKIYNDSLYAESKIKEVNILQLEAKEAENERLIAKAEIAQQKLNNTRIFVGFIFFLLIALLVFIYQYYKYTSQKGKFFKEIEIKNRDIQSQQSMITAQNIALEELNQTKNKIFSILSHDLKTPINSLIQVIELNKQNDLTKEEQTFIFDQLQKQVEGTSLILNNILNWANSQIDGTTVHFEKIALNQIIEESISSFYAEVIKKKVSFNHDKEETIFIKADIGQTRIIIQNIIANAIKFAPLNSHIDIHYTSDDKFLKIHIKDYGNGLNQNKIEEIMNFNKRLVSEKGTSMEEGTGLGLLLVKQFLINNKGQLEIQSVEGKSTEFIISFLKY; translated from the coding sequence ATGTTACAAAACAAAGTATACGGAAGTGTCATTTCTAGAGATTCTGTTAATTACTACCTGAAAGAATCCAAAAAAAATAGTTATTCCGATTTCAATAAAGCAAAATTTTATCTGGTAAAAGCCGAACGAGTTGCTAAAAAATTGAACGACAAAAATTTAATCGCTGATGTAATCTATAATTTTGGCTCCAATTATTACATCATAGGATCTTATGATATTGCTTTGCAAAACTATATCAAAGCTGCTGAAATATATGATTCAGAGAATAACAAAATAGGACTAGCAAAATGTTTAATGGGAAAAGGACTTATCCAACAAGGATTTGGCAGAGACAAAGAAGCTTTAAAAAACTTCAAAAAGTCAATCACTATTTGCCGAGCATTAAATGATAAAAAATTTATAGTAAAAAACCTTTTAAACATCGGTATTTCTCAAACTAATCTGAACGAATATGACGAAGCCTATAAAAGTTTTCAAGAATCACTAAAATTAAGTGTAAAAAATAAATCTTCTGAAGATTCACAAATGTCAATGAATAAGTTAGCCAACATTCATTACATAAAAAACAATCTTGACTCAACAATTTATTACTATCAAAAAGTTTTAATTGATAATGTAAAACCTAATTTATGGGAAGAAGCTTATGCTTTGTCCGGACTCTCGGAAGCTTATTTAAAAAAAGGTGATTACCAAAAAGCCATTAATTATGGTTTAAGAGGTTATAATTCTGCTAAAATTGTTCGTGCCAAATGGGATATTGCAAGGTCAGCTGAAATTATCTCCAAAATATACAGCCAGCAAAATAATTTTGAATCAGCTTATCATTTTTTAAGAATTAACAAAATATATAATGACTCATTGTATGCCGAGTCAAAAATAAAAGAAGTTAATATCCTGCAACTTGAAGCCAAAGAAGCGGAAAACGAAAGATTAATTGCAAAAGCAGAAATTGCGCAACAAAAACTAAACAACACTCGTATTTTTGTGGGTTTTATTTTCTTTTTACTTATCGCTCTGCTCGTATTTATTTATCAATATTACAAATACACGAGTCAAAAAGGAAAATTTTTTAAAGAAATTGAAATTAAAAACCGAGATATTCAAAGCCAACAATCAATGATAACCGCTCAGAATATTGCTTTAGAAGAATTAAATCAAACTAAAAATAAAATTTTCTCGATACTGTCACACGATTTAAAAACGCCAATCAATTCACTTATTCAAGTGATTGAACTCAACAAACAAAATGACTTAACCAAAGAAGAACAAACTTTCATTTTCGATCAACTTCAAAAGCAAGTTGAAGGAACTTCTTTAATCCTGAACAATATTTTAAATTGGGCAAATTCTCAAATTGATGGAACAACGGTACATTTTGAAAAGATTGCTTTAAATCAAATCATTGAAGAATCTATAAGCTCCTTTTATGCCGAAGTGATAAAAAAGAAAGTCTCATTTAATCACGACAAAGAAGAAACCATTTTTATAAAAGCTGACATTGGTCAAACTCGAATTATCATTCAAAACATCATCGCAAACGCGATAAAATTTGCTCCACTGAACAGTCATATTGATATTCATTATACTTCGGACGATAAGTTTCTAAAAATTCATATCAAAGATTATGGAAATGGTCTTAACCAAAATAAAATAGAGGAAATTATGAATTTCAACAAACGACTGGTTTCTGAAAAAGGAACATCTATGGAAGAAGGAACTGGTTTAGGGTTATTATTGGTAAAACAATTTTTAATAAACAATAAAGGGCAACTTGAGATTCAAAGTGTAGAAGGCAAATCGACTGAATTTATCATTTCATTTTTGAAATATTAA
- a CDS encoding hydroxymethylglutaryl-CoA lyase, with protein sequence MKPIKIIECPRDAMQGIKTFIPTEKKVDYIQSLLRVGFDTIDFGSFVSPKAIPQMQDTAEVLAQLDLSQTQSKLLAIIANTQGAQLASVHKEIQYLGFPFSISENFQMRNTHKTIAESLVTLEEILDIANTSNKEVVAYLSMGFGNPYGDPWNVEIVGEWTERLANMGVKILSLSDTIGSSTPDVIEYLFSNLIPKYPNIEFGAHLHTTPDKWHEKVDAAYKAGCHRFDGAIQGFGGCPMAKDDLTGNMPTEKLLSYFTAQKQATNTSPMSFESAYNEATKLFSAYH encoded by the coding sequence ATGAAACCAATCAAAATTATAGAATGTCCACGCGATGCTATGCAAGGCATCAAAACGTTTATACCTACTGAGAAAAAAGTAGACTATATTCAGTCCTTACTTCGCGTCGGTTTTGACACGATTGATTTTGGCAGTTTTGTTTCACCTAAAGCGATTCCGCAAATGCAAGACACGGCAGAAGTTTTGGCACAATTGGATTTATCGCAAACGCAAAGCAAATTATTAGCCATCATTGCCAATACACAAGGTGCACAATTGGCTTCTGTACATAAAGAAATTCAATACTTAGGCTTTCCGTTTTCGATTTCAGAAAATTTTCAGATGCGAAATACGCACAAGACAATTGCGGAAAGTTTGGTTACTTTAGAAGAGATTTTAGATATTGCCAATACCTCAAATAAAGAAGTTGTGGCTTATTTGTCAATGGGTTTTGGCAATCCATATGGCGATCCTTGGAATGTTGAAATTGTAGGCGAATGGACGGAAAGATTGGCTAATATGGGCGTTAAAATATTATCGCTTTCGGATACAATCGGAAGTTCAACGCCTGATGTGATTGAATATTTGTTTTCAAATTTGATTCCGAAATACCCAAATATTGAATTTGGCGCACACTTACACACCACTCCGGACAAGTGGCACGAAAAAGTAGACGCAGCGTACAAAGCCGGTTGTCACCGATTTGACGGCGCGATTCAAGGTTTTGGCGGATGTCCGATGGCGAAAGACGATTTGACCGGGAATATGCCCACAGAGAAACTGCTCTCCTATTTTACTGCTCAAAAGCAAGCTACCAACACGAGTCCGATGAGCTTTGAAAGTGCTTATAATGAGGCTACAAAATTATTCAGTGCTTATCATTAA